ATTTGAAATGCTAAAAGAATTGAAGAAAATTAGATTTCAATGTGACGTATACTTTGTGTCTACAATTCAAGAAGAAGTAGGAGTTAGGGGAGCTATGACAAGTACCTACGGCATTGTACCGGATGTAGGAATTGCTGTAGATGTGTGCCATGGAGAGATGCCTGGAGTACCCTCGGATGTAGCCTTTGAATTAGGAAAAGGACCAGTGATCGCTTATGGTCCGAATATTCATAATAAAGTCTATCACGTACTAGTGAACGCTGCTAAAGAAGAGAACATCCCTTATCAGATAGAAGTTTCTCAGGGACCGACAGGAACTGATGCTCGAGCCATGCAGATCACCAGGTCAGGTGTAGCAACTGGCTTACTATCTATACCATTACGATATATGCACACATCAGTGGAGACATTATCCTTAAAAGATGTATCTAATGGGGGGAAGCTGTTAGCAAAAACGATTCAAAGAATAGATTCTTCATTTGTGGAGGGATTGACATGTTATTAAAAAAACTCACAGAAGCAAATGGAGTGTCAGGTTGCGAAGACGAAGTCAGACAATTGATTATTGATGAAATTAAACCGTATGCCGATGAAATCGAAATCGATGTGTTAGGAAATATCATTGCGAAAAAGAATACAACATTACCAGGGCCTAAACTTATGCTAGCTGCACATATGGACGAAGTAGGATTGATGATTGTCAGTATAGAGAAAAATGGGTTGTTAAAATTTCGACCTGTAGGTGGGATTGACAGTCGCATATTGGTTTCCAAACCAGTCCATATTGGCAAAGAGAAAATTTACGGAGTAATAGGTGCGAAAGCAATACACTTACAATCCCCTAATGAACGGACCATTCCGTTAACGATAGAACAGCTATATATTGATATTGGCGCGAAAACAAAAGAAGAAGCAGAAACGAAAGTGAACATAGGTGATTATGTAGCATTTATTTCTGATTATCAGAAAATGGGAGTAGATTGCGCAAAAGGTAAAGCATTTGATGATCGTGTTGGATGTGCTGCGCTGATTGAAATATTAAAACAAAGATATGATATCCCTCTATATACAGTGTTTACTGTCCAAGAAGAGGTGGGATTACGTGGTGCAACCGTTGCAACCTATTCCATAAAACCAGATATTGCAATAGTTTTAGAGGGTACTACTGCATCAGATGTGATTGGTACTAAGGAAGATCAATATATTACACAATTAGGAAAAGGGCCTGCAATATCTGTCATGGATCGTAGTACAATTGCGAATCCAATGTTTACAAAATTTATCCTACAAGTAGCACATCAATATAGCATTCCTGTACAGATACGTGAAGGAGCTACAGGTGGAAACGATGCAGGGAAAATACACATCACAAATGAAGGTGTTTTGACAGCTGTTATCTCTCTTCCTATTCGATATATTCATTCACCAAATTCAATGATTCACTTACAAGATTATAAGAATTATTTAGAGTTGACGAATCGCTGTATAGAAGAGATAGCAAAAGGAGGACTTATATAATGAAAGAAACGTTAAAAAAACTGGTTGAAGCCTATGGACCTCCAGGCAACGAAATAAATGTACGAAACATTATAATTTCTGAAATTGAAGATTATATAGACGATTTAAAAATAGATGTTCTTGGTAATATAATAGCTCTAAAAAAAGGGAATCCCAATGGAAAGAAAATGATGTTTGCAGCTCATATGGATGAAATCGGTTTAATGGTAACTCACATTGATAAAGATGGTTTTTTACGGTTCGCCGTAATGGGTGGAGTCAAGGTTCATAATCTCGTTGGCGAGCGAGTTCAATTTGCGAATGGCATTCTAGGTGTCATTGGTGTAGAATCACTCAAAAGCTGGAAGGATATTGATGTTTATAAATTATTTATCGATATTGGAGTAAAGAGTCGAGAAGAAGCACAAAAAAAAGTAAGTGTCGGCAATTCATGTGGTGTGAATCGTGATTTCTTAGCATTAGAAGATCGTATTGTTGCTAAATCATTGGATGATCGAATTGGTTGCTTAATTCAAATTCAAATGCTAAAACAGATGAAAAGTATTGTTCCCTCACATGACGTATATTTCGTATTTACTGTGCAAGAAGAAGTAGGATTAAGAGGGGCTAAAACAGCAGCTTATGGAGTATATCCAGATATTGCAATAGCAATCGATGTAACAATCGCAGGAGATACACCAGAGCCACCTAAGGTAGATTTATATCTAGGCAAAGGCCCAGCGATAAAAATTAAGGATGTAAGCATGATAACGAATCAAGTAGTAAAAGATTTTATGATTGATACATCAGAGAAATACAAGATACCTTATCAATTAGAAGTTTTACCATATGGTGGGACAGATGCAGGTGCTATTCATTTAACGAAAGATGGTGTGCCTTCAGGATGCATCTCCATTCCTTGCCGATATGTACACAGTCCATCTGAAATGGTTGATTTACATGATGTTCATTATGCGATACAATTGGGGTT
The window above is part of the Desulfuribacillus stibiiarsenatis genome. Proteins encoded here:
- a CDS encoding M42 family metallopeptidase; this encodes MLLKKLTEANGVSGCEDEVRQLIIDEIKPYADEIEIDVLGNIIAKKNTTLPGPKLMLAAHMDEVGLMIVSIEKNGLLKFRPVGGIDSRILVSKPVHIGKEKIYGVIGAKAIHLQSPNERTIPLTIEQLYIDIGAKTKEEAETKVNIGDYVAFISDYQKMGVDCAKGKAFDDRVGCAALIEILKQRYDIPLYTVFTVQEEVGLRGATVATYSIKPDIAIVLEGTTASDVIGTKEDQYITQLGKGPAISVMDRSTIANPMFTKFILQVAHQYSIPVQIREGATGGNDAGKIHITNEGVLTAVISLPIRYIHSPNSMIHLQDYKNYLELTNRCIEEIAKGGLI
- a CDS encoding M42 family metallopeptidase — translated: MKETLKKLVEAYGPPGNEINVRNIIISEIEDYIDDLKIDVLGNIIALKKGNPNGKKMMFAAHMDEIGLMVTHIDKDGFLRFAVMGGVKVHNLVGERVQFANGILGVIGVESLKSWKDIDVYKLFIDIGVKSREEAQKKVSVGNSCGVNRDFLALEDRIVAKSLDDRIGCLIQIQMLKQMKSIVPSHDVYFVFTVQEEVGLRGAKTAAYGVYPDIAIAIDVTIAGDTPEPPKVDLYLGKGPAIKIKDVSMITNQVVKDFMIDTSEKYKIPYQLEVLPYGGTDAGAIHLTKDGVPSGCISIPCRYVHSPSEMVDLHDVHYAIQLGLKLIESYK